A single Candidatus Omnitrophota bacterium DNA region contains:
- a CDS encoding aspartate carbamoyltransferase catalytic subunit has translation MKNETKNKTIWTKKDLLGLEYLSPEEIELILYTAGSFKEVTTRQIKKVPALRGKTVVNLFYEPSTRTRTSFELAAKRLSADVINIATESSSVIKGETLIDTGRNIEALKIDIIVVRHNCSGAPNILARAVKSSVVNAGDGWHEHPTQALLDMFTLKEKFGRIDGLNVSIIGDIAHSRVARSNIWGLTKLGAKVTVCAPPLLIPEGIEKAGVKVTSDVDVALKDADAINVLRMQFERDEALRFPSKIEYFKKYGITTERLKNCKKDIVVMHPGPINRGIEISSEVADGANSVILEQVTNGIAVRMAVLYLVSHAKK, from the coding sequence AGAGCTTATTTTATATACTGCCGGCAGTTTCAAAGAGGTCACTACTCGTCAGATCAAGAAAGTACCGGCCCTCCGCGGCAAGACCGTGGTAAACCTTTTCTACGAACCTTCCACCAGAACAAGGACCTCTTTCGAGTTGGCGGCGAAACGGCTTTCTGCCGATGTCATAAATATCGCAACGGAATCTTCTAGTGTTATAAAAGGGGAGACGCTCATAGACACGGGGAGAAACATCGAAGCCCTAAAAATAGACATAATAGTCGTAAGACATAACTGCTCCGGAGCGCCGAATATTCTGGCGCGGGCGGTCAAGTCAAGCGTTGTGAACGCCGGCGACGGCTGGCACGAGCACCCCACGCAGGCCCTTCTCGATATGTTTACTTTAAAAGAAAAATTCGGCAGGATCGACGGATTAAATGTCAGCATAATAGGCGATATAGCCCATTCGCGCGTGGCGAGGTCTAACATATGGGGGCTTACAAAGCTTGGGGCGAAAGTGACTGTCTGCGCGCCGCCGCTTTTGATCCCTGAGGGGATAGAAAAGGCAGGCGTAAAAGTTACGAGCGACGTGGATGTGGCGTTAAAGGATGCCGACGCGATCAACGTGCTGCGCATGCAGTTTGAGCGCGACGAGGCGCTTCGCTTTCCGTCGAAGATAGAATATTTCAAAAAATACGGTATTACGACAGAGCGGCTTAAAAATTGCAAAAAAGACATAGTCGTCATGCACCCCGGCCCCATAAACAGGGGCATCGAGATATCAAGCGAGGTCGCCGACGGCGCAAATTCGGTCATACTCGAGCAAGTTACGAACGGCATAGCGGTAAGGATGGCCGTCCTTTATCTTGTATCGCACGCCAAAAAATAA